The genomic stretch ATAGAGAGATAGTAAACACTTTATTCAAAGGGGAAACCGAGATGGATATTCAAAATGAAGTATTACAATTTAAAATGGATATTGGTGTAAAAAAGCCTGATAGCATAAAAAATAAAGAAGTAAAATGTCCATTTTGTGATCGTGAAAACTTAACTAATATTATTGATACTTATGGATCAATCATTTATTTAGATAATAAATTTCCGACTTTAGATGATACGTATCAAACTGTTATTATTGAAAGTGATGACTGCAGCGGAGATCCATCGAAGTATTCTTTAACTCATTTAACAGACTTGTTAACATTTGCAATTGATAAATGGGATGAAATGGAATCGACAGGTCAATACAAGTCAGTTATTCTATATAAAAATCATGGCCCACTATCAGGAGGAACATTAAGTCATCCACATATGCAAATCGTAGGACTAAAAAATATCGATTACAATAAAAAGATAACAGATGTATATTTTGAAGGAATAGTCATTTCTGCAAATAAAGGATTTGAATTAAATATTTCTACACATCCAATTATGGGTTTTAGAGAATTTAATATTCTAATTGATGATAAAAAGTTTATACCTCAAATGGCTCTTTATTTACAAATAGGCACACATTACTTACTTAACCATTTTTATAAAGGACTAGAAAGATATAATTTATTCTTTTATAAATGGAATGGTAAAATAATTTGTAAAATTCTTCCTAGGTTTGTTGTTTCTCCATTATTTATTGGCTATTCAATTTCACAAGTATCAAGTCAATTAGAAGTGCATAAAGATCAAATACTTAGTATTTATAAAAAAGAATTGGAATCAATCACTTCATAAGAAAAGAGCTTATCGTATTGATAAGCTTTTTTCTTGTTATTAAAAAAGAACTGTCATTCAATCAACATTTCTCCAATATAAAGGAAGCAGTATGATGTTGATTTCCAATACAGGATTCTCGCTTTCCATGGGGCGAGACCTGAGCCTCCTCGGCGAGCCTGCGGGGTCTTTAGCCTTCCCGCATATCCCATAGGAGTCGAGAGCCCGTCCGTTCCAATCAACTCATTCAAAATAAAAATGCATTCAATAAAGAACCTTATTAATCCCTATACTTAAAGAAGAATAGAAATAAATACTCGGTTATTTTGCTAAATATCGATAAATCGTCTACTTATAAACAAATAATTGAATTTGTACTTCAAACAATTATCAACTCAATAATTTATATTCTTAAAAGAACCACTACTAAAAGTTTGTTGGTATTCTAAATAATATCACTAAAAGAAAAAAGAAATATACTTTTAAATATTGTGCTTAGTGTACTATTTAACTATTTACTATTTTAAATTTCAATAATTGAAAAGAGCATATCGTATTGATAAGCTCTTTTTTAATTTTTCTAGTAAGTTGTTCCTGAATAAATTTAGTTCAATTCATAAAAATTAAATACTAAAACATTAACTAATACAGAATCGTCCAAAACAAAAACAAGTGATAATTACAAGTTGAATCAAACAAACATTACAGAGTGAATTAATTTAATTAAATTCTTCTATTAATTCCCTTATTTGTTCAATATGACGCTTTTCATGTACACCAATAAAAGGAATCCATTGTTTTAGATTGATTTGTCCAAAAATCGGATGAGGCATTCCTTTATCTTCTAGATTATGGTCTTTAGTTAACTCAACAAAGTCCAATAAGGATTTTCTCGATTGTTTCAATTTCTCTTTCATTTCATCCATCGTTATGTATTGATCTGTTGGTTCAAAATGCTGTGGAGCGGTTACTTTTTTAGCGCGATTAGTTGCAAGATGAATTGGTTTATCTGATATGACTTCGATTGGAGCCTCTTTAAATGTTTTAGTCATCAATTTAACTAATTTTGATTCCATTAAGTATAAATGCTCAAGAACTTGCATGATGGACCATTTTTCATTATTTACTCTTTTATTTAATTGATCATCAGTTAAATGATCAACACTTTCCAATAGTTCTTTTCTAATTAGGATATTTTCGTTCAAAAGATATTCCCCATTTCTGATAATAATTGATATTACTACTAATTTTTAACATAGTTAAAGGCTGGATTCTATGAAACTTAAATTTGAGTAAAGCAAATTTACATAAATATTATTAGCAAATTAATGAAATACTATCACTTAATTAATAGTTTAATGTAGCTTGTAAATTTTTACAAATAGGATGAATTTGATTGGTATTGGAAGTTTCCGGTTGTTATTGAATGTTTTTGGAAGAAAATGATTGATTTTTTGTTTTTTGTGACATATACTTGGTTTTATGAAAGGATGAAGACTATGTTAACTCCCGAAAGACAACAATTGATATTAGATATGATTAAAAGAATGGGTATTGTGAAATTAAGGGATATCGTAGAAGCGACGAATACTTCGGAGTCCACTATACGTAGGGATTTAGTTGAACTCGAGTCTCTTAATCTCCTAAAACGTGTTCATGGTGGAGCAGCTTCAATTAATAGCAAAGCCACTGAATTAAGTATGACTGAAAAAACGTCCAAAAACGTTCATAATAAAAAATTAATCGCTGGTCTTGCAGTTACGCAGATTAATGAAGGCGATTGTATTTATCTAGATGCTGGTAGTACAACATTTGAAATGATTCCTTTATTAAAAGGTTTAGATGTAACGGTTGTCACGAATGGCTTAATGCATGTCGAAGCTCTATTCGAAAATGAAGTGTCTGCTTACCTAATAGGTGGAAAAATGAAAGGGCATACAAAAGCGCTAATCGGTAATATGGCTTCAGAGAGCTTAAAGAATTTTCGTTTTGATAAATGTTTTATTGGAGCGAATGGAATTCATTCTAAATTTGGCTATACTACGCCGGACCCTGAAGAGGCATTTGTAAAGAAAACAGCGATTTCAATTTCAGAGAAAGTATATATAATAGCAGATTTTAGTAAATTTGGTGAAACAAGCTTTGCTAAGATTGGTGAAATAGAAGAAGCAATCATTATAACAGACGATACAGATGACGTAATAGCTAAACAATTTGAGCAAAAAACATCAGTGATAAAGGTAGTGAAATCATGATTTATACAGTAACACTTAATCCTTCAATTGATTACATTGTTGAAGTTGACGATCTTCAATTAGGAAAAATTAATCGAATGAAGAGGGAAAATAAATTTCCCGGTGGAAAAGGAATCAATGTTTCTAGAGTTTTAAATAGATTAGATGTCAAGAGTGTAGCTCTTGGATTCGTCGGAGGATTTACAGGTGATTTTATTAAATCTGTTTTAGAAAAAGAAAATGTATCATCTGACTTTGTTCAAGTGCAAGGCGATTCTAGAATTAACATAAAATTGAAATCTCAATTGGAAACAGAAATCAATGGTCAAGGACCTTCAATTTCCGAGGAAAAGCTTACTCAATTTTTTGATAAGTTAAATCAAGTTGAAAAAGGTGATTATGTAGTATTAGCCGGAAATATTCCTAATACTTTACCGCTTGATTTATACGAAATATTGACTAAGTGGGGGAAAGAAAATGGTATTCATATCGTTGTAGATGCAAGTGGAAAGGCACTTTTAGATGTAGTAAAACATCAACCTTTTTTCATTAAACCAAATCATCATGAATTAGGTGAATTATTTGATGTCAAAATTACTTCGATTGAGCAAGCCATCCCATATGGTAAAAAGTTAGTTGAGATGGGTGCACAGAATGTTGGGATATCTTTTGCTGGAGACGGGGCAGTGCTGATCACTGAATCATCTGTTTATGTTTCAAATGTTCCAAAAGGAGAAGTCATTAACTCGGTAGGTGCAGGTGATTCACTTGTAGCTGGTTTTATAGGAACTTATGTTTTGACAAACTCCATAGAAACGGCATTTAAAGTTGGCGTAGCATCAGGTAGTGCTACTGCATTTTCAGAGGATTTAACTAAAAAAGAGAAGATTGAAAAGTTACTTGAACAAGTAAAAATAGAAAAGGGTTAGGGGGGACGAATTATGAGAATAACAGAATTACTAAAAATAGATACAGTTCTCATCGATTTGAAATCATCATCAAAAATGGCAGTTATTGATGAATTGATTGAAGGTTTAAATAGCGGAGGGAGACTAAACGATAAAAATCAGTTTAAAGAAGCTATTTTAAATCGTGAGGGCCAAAGTACGACTGGAATTGGAGAAGGTATTGCAATACCACATGCAAAAACAACTGCGGTTAAGACTCCTGCCATCGCATTTGGACGATCTAAAGAAGGAATAGATTATGAATCACTTGATGGTCAACCAGCTCACTTATTCTTTATGATTGCTGCTAGCGAAGGTGCTAATAATGCCCATTTAGAAACATTATCTCGTTTGTCTTCTTTATTAATGGACGAAGATTTTCGTCGATCATTATTATCCGCAAAAGATGCAAGCGATATACTAAACTTAATCGATCAAAAAGAAAAATCGTTAAATGAAGAAAATGAAGAAACACAAATAAATGATTCAACTCGTCAACTAGTACTTGCGGTAACAGCATGTCCAACTGGTATTGCTCATACGTATATGGCTGCAGATGCACTAAAGGCTAAAGCGAAAGAATTAAACATCGATATTAAAGTTGAAACAAATGGTTCAACAGGAATTAAAAATGAGCTAACAAGTGATGAAATTAGTAGAGCAAAAGCTATTATAGTAGCTGCTGATAAACAAGTTGAAGTAAACCGTTTTGACGGGAAACATGTTATACAAGTTCCCGTTGCAGACGGTATTCGTAAATCAAAAGAATTATTAGAGAGAGCTGTTAAGCAAGATGCACCAATTTTTCATGCGACTAAAAATGGTTCTGGCGCATCTTCAACTAAACAAGGTTCAGGTATCTATAAACATTTAATGAACGGTGTTAGTAATATGCTTCCTTTTGTAGTTGGAGGTGGAATTCTAATTGCATTAGCTTTTGCTTTTGGTGGAATTCATACAAAAGGTCCAATTGCTGAATTATTAATGAAAATTGGTGGAACTGGGGCATTTAGTTATTTAGTGCCTATATTAGCTGGTTTTATTGCTAGTTCGATTGCAGATCGACCTGGATTCGTACCTGGTGTAGTTGGAGGGTTTTTAGCTTCTAGCGCTGGTGCAGGTTTCTTAGGTGGTTTAATTGCAGGTTTCTTAGCTGGTTATGTTGTACTCGGTCTAAAGAAAGTCTTTTCAAAATTACCGAATTCATTAGAAGGTATTAAACCAGTTCTTTTATATCCTGTGTTTGGTTTATTAATTACAGGTGTTTTAATGGAATTGGTTGTAAACCCTCCAGTAACATTTTTAAATACTGCATTAACGCATTGGTTAAATAGTTTAAATGGAGGAAATGCCATTCTTCTAGGATTACTTTTAGGTGGTATGATGGCTGTTGATATGGGTGGACCGATTAACAAAGCGGCATTCACATTTGGTATCGCAGCAATAGCTGCAAATAATTTTGGACCGCATGCTGCTGTAATGGCAGGTGGTATGGTACCTCCGTTAGGTATCGCATTCGCAACGACGATTTTTAAATCTAAGTTTACTGAAATGGAACGTAAATCAGGTATTACAAACTATATTATGGGTATTTCATTCATTACTGAAGGAGCAATACCATTTGCTGCTGCTGACCCAGTACGTGTAATTGTAAGTTCAGTTGTAGGTTCTTCAATTGCTGGTGGACTTGCTATGGCATTTGGGATTACATTGCCTGCACCACACGGAGGAGCATTCGTTATTCCGTTAGTAAATAAACCATTATTGTATATACTAGCAATTCTGATTGGCTCTATTATCACTGCCATTATGCTAGGAATTTGGAAGAAAAAAGTTAATGAATAATTATATTCACATTTCGACGATCTAAAAGTCATCACTTTGACTTTTAGATC from Arthrobacter citreus encodes the following:
- a CDS encoding DUF4931 domain-containing protein, whose amino-acid sequence is MDIQNEVLQFKMDIGVKKPDSIKNKEVKCPFCDRENLTNIIDTYGSIIYLDNKFPTLDDTYQTVIIESDDCSGDPSKYSLTHLTDLLTFAIDKWDEMESTGQYKSVILYKNHGPLSGGTLSHPHMQIVGLKNIDYNKKITDVYFEGIVISANKGFELNISTHPIMGFREFNILIDDKKFIPQMALYLQIGTHYLLNHFYKGLERYNLFFYKWNGKIICKILPRFVVSPLFIGYSISQVSSQLEVHKDQILSIYKKELESITS
- a CDS encoding DinB family protein → MNENILIRKELLESVDHLTDDQLNKRVNNEKWSIMQVLEHLYLMESKLVKLMTKTFKEAPIEVISDKPIHLATNRAKKVTAPQHFEPTDQYITMDEMKEKLKQSRKSLLDFVELTKDHNLEDKGMPHPIFGQINLKQWIPFIGVHEKRHIEQIRELIEEFN
- a CDS encoding DeoR/GlpR transcriptional regulator, with the translated sequence MIDFLFFVTYTWFYERMKTMLTPERQQLILDMIKRMGIVKLRDIVEATNTSESTIRRDLVELESLNLLKRVHGGAASINSKATELSMTEKTSKNVHNKKLIAGLAVTQINEGDCIYLDAGSTTFEMIPLLKGLDVTVVTNGLMHVEALFENEVSAYLIGGKMKGHTKALIGNMASESLKNFRFDKCFIGANGIHSKFGYTTPDPEEAFVKKTAISISEKVYIIADFSKFGETSFAKIGEIEEAIIITDDTDDVIAKQFEQKTSVIKVVKS
- the pfkB gene encoding 1-phosphofructokinase, whose translation is MIYTVTLNPSIDYIVEVDDLQLGKINRMKRENKFPGGKGINVSRVLNRLDVKSVALGFVGGFTGDFIKSVLEKENVSSDFVQVQGDSRINIKLKSQLETEINGQGPSISEEKLTQFFDKLNQVEKGDYVVLAGNIPNTLPLDLYEILTKWGKENGIHIVVDASGKALLDVVKHQPFFIKPNHHELGELFDVKITSIEQAIPYGKKLVEMGAQNVGISFAGDGAVLITESSVYVSNVPKGEVINSVGAGDSLVAGFIGTYVLTNSIETAFKVGVASGSATAFSEDLTKKEKIEKLLEQVKIEKG
- a CDS encoding PTS transporter subunit EIIA, whose protein sequence is MRITELLKIDTVLIDLKSSSKMAVIDELIEGLNSGGRLNDKNQFKEAILNREGQSTTGIGEGIAIPHAKTTAVKTPAIAFGRSKEGIDYESLDGQPAHLFFMIAASEGANNAHLETLSRLSSLLMDEDFRRSLLSAKDASDILNLIDQKEKSLNEENEETQINDSTRQLVLAVTACPTGIAHTYMAADALKAKAKELNIDIKVETNGSTGIKNELTSDEISRAKAIIVAADKQVEVNRFDGKHVIQVPVADGIRKSKELLERAVKQDAPIFHATKNGSGASSTKQGSGIYKHLMNGVSNMLPFVVGGGILIALAFAFGGIHTKGPIAELLMKIGGTGAFSYLVPILAGFIASSIADRPGFVPGVVGGFLASSAGAGFLGGLIAGFLAGYVVLGLKKVFSKLPNSLEGIKPVLLYPVFGLLITGVLMELVVNPPVTFLNTALTHWLNSLNGGNAILLGLLLGGMMAVDMGGPINKAAFTFGIAAIAANNFGPHAAVMAGGMVPPLGIAFATTIFKSKFTEMERKSGITNYIMGISFITEGAIPFAAADPVRVIVSSVVGSSIAGGLAMAFGITLPAPHGGAFVIPLVNKPLLYILAILIGSIITAIMLGIWKKKVNE